The following are encoded in a window of Rhodomicrobium lacus genomic DNA:
- the trxA gene encoding thioredoxin has product MATTAVSDASFEQDVKKAELPVLVDFWAEWCGPCRTVGPILEELSEEFAGQLKVVKLDVESNPGIAQAYNIRGIPALLLFKDGEVAGQQIGALPKAQLRAWISGAIASV; this is encoded by the coding sequence ATGGCAACCACTGCCGTGTCCGACGCATCTTTCGAACAGGACGTTAAAAAGGCCGAGCTTCCCGTGCTCGTCGACTTCTGGGCGGAATGGTGCGGACCGTGCCGCACGGTCGGCCCGATCCTTGAGGAACTTTCCGAAGAGTTCGCTGGCCAGCTCAAGGTCGTGAAGCTCGACGTCGAGAGCAATCCGGGGATCGCGCAGGCCTACAACATTCGCGGCATCCCGGCGCTGCTCCTGTTCAAGGACGGCGAGGTGGCTGGCCAGCAGATCGGCGCGCTGCCGAAAGCGCAGCTTCGCGCGTGGATCTCGGGTGCCATCGCCTCCGTCTGA